AGACGACGGCGAGGGCGCCCACGATGAGGGTGATCGCCATGCGCCACACGGCGGGATCTACACGATCGGGATCCACACGATCGGGATCTACGCGATCTGGGTCCGCCGCCGCGGATGTGGGGTCGGACCGATTGGGAGGAGTGCTCATGAACGGCCACCTTAAGATACAGCGATCTATCTTACGGCGGCCAGAGTAAGGCGCTAGGATAAGAAAGGCAAGTCTATCTAAGGGAGGGACGCATGCCCGAGCGACGCCGCGGAGCGGCACTGGAGAAGGCGCTCCTCGATGCGGCCTGGGAAGAACTCACGGACACCGGCTACGCCAGGTTCACCATGGACGCCGTCGTCAAGCGCGCGGGCACCAGCCCGCCCGTTCTCTATCGCCGCTGGTCCAACCGCGACGACCTCGTCCGGGCGGCCATCGTCCACACCCTGAACCAGTTCCGCCTCGACGTTCCCGACACGGGGAGCCTGCGGGAGGACATCCTCACCCTCATGCGGGAGATCAACTCCACCCGCGTCCAGTTCATCACCATCATGAGCATGCACCTGGCCGACTACCACCAGGAGACCGGAAACAGCCCCGGCGATCTGCGCGACCCCCTCGTGACGGGGCGCGCGGAAGCTCTCGACGC
This genomic interval from Streptomyces asiaticus contains the following:
- a CDS encoding TetR/AcrR family transcriptional regulator, giving the protein MPERRRGAALEKALLDAAWEELTDTGYARFTMDAVVKRAGTSPPVLYRRWSNRDDLVRAAIVHTLNQFRLDVPDTGSLREDILTLMREINSTRVQFITIMSMHLADYHQETGNSPGDLRDPLVTGRAEALDALFARAVDRGEVTPERLTERVKSLPFDLLRHEILTTFAPVPDDALEEIVDTVFLPLVR